A genomic region of Verrucomicrobiota bacterium contains the following coding sequences:
- a CDS encoding Gfo/Idh/MocA family oxidoreductase: MNRRDFIISTAGAVLATPLVSQTVSKKSKIRIGQIGTKHAHASGKIQAVLSQPENFDVVGVVEPDEVRRVEMSKNNAYRDVTWLSEEQLLNSPGLQAVAIETEVADLVSTAARAISAGFHIHHDKPGGDSFPEFRELLKQAERGNRIVQMGYMLRYNPAFQFMYRAVKDGWLGEIMEVDCMMGKLASTQTRIDIGQFPGGGMFELGGHVIDSIIHMLGKPDSVTPYTRKTKSDGVADNQLAVLEFGKATATVRINHNDPFGSPRRRFQISGDKGSIEIQQLESGNLTLYLDEPRGIYKQGVQEVKLPITGGRYDEEFADLSKVIRGVKKLAWSYSHDLNTQEALLLASDMPVG, from the coding sequence ATGAATCGCCGCGACTTTATCATTTCAACCGCCGGAGCGGTCCTCGCCACACCTCTGGTTAGTCAAACGGTTTCGAAGAAATCAAAAATCCGGATCGGTCAAATCGGCACCAAACACGCCCATGCATCCGGAAAGATCCAGGCCGTGCTTTCACAACCTGAAAACTTCGATGTGGTCGGCGTAGTTGAACCCGATGAAGTGCGCAGAGTAGAAATGTCCAAAAACAATGCCTACCGTGATGTCACCTGGCTGTCCGAAGAGCAGCTATTGAATTCACCGGGGCTGCAAGCCGTCGCAATAGAAACTGAAGTAGCCGATCTTGTCTCCACTGCGGCTCGCGCAATTTCTGCCGGATTTCACATTCATCACGACAAACCGGGCGGAGACTCTTTTCCAGAATTCCGGGAATTGCTTAAACAAGCAGAAAGGGGAAATCGTATTGTGCAAATGGGTTACATGCTTCGCTATAATCCTGCTTTCCAATTCATGTACAGAGCAGTAAAAGACGGTTGGTTAGGTGAAATAATGGAAGTAGATTGCATGATGGGAAAACTAGCTTCTACCCAAACGCGTATAGACATCGGTCAATTTCCCGGAGGAGGAATGTTTGAACTGGGCGGACATGTAATCGATTCTATTATTCATATGCTGGGGAAACCCGATTCCGTAACACCCTACACGAGGAAAACGAAATCAGATGGAGTCGCTGACAATCAATTGGCAGTTCTCGAATTTGGGAAAGCCACCGCAACCGTCCGCATTAATCACAACGATCCATTCGGAAGTCCGCGCCGCCGTTTTCAGATATCTGGTGACAAAGGAAGTATCGAAATCCAACAACTTGAATCTGGAAATCTGACACTCTACCTGGATGAACCAAGAGGTATTTACAAACAGGGTGTTCAGGAGGTTAAACTACCTATTACAGGCGGCCGTTACGATGAGGAGTTTGCTGATCTCAGTAAAGTAATTCGGGGAGTTAAGAAACTTGCCTGGTCATACTCACATGATCTGAACACGCAGGAAGCATTGTTGCTGGCGTCCGACATGCCGGTCGGATAA
- a CDS encoding DUF1501 domain-containing protein: MEGSLNEYSRRRFLGNVTSGLMGVGLSHLLGADSLKGQSPAGRAWKAGNGMTHLKPRAKRVLQIFCPGAASHMDLWEHKPMLDKYDGQSLPGEENFVSFQGKNGPLMRSPWDFKPAGKSGKMITSMLPHMAKHVDDIAFFHGMQSKTNTHGPGCVFVNTGHPTEGFPSAGAWVSYALGSMADDLPTYVAIPDIRGEPPNGKANWSNGFLPAKHQAITMAAHRPIRNLRQPDSISIAEEEKTREALRFFNEQHFSLRPEESELQARMGSYELAAKMQLSAPEVSDFKSEPEHIHKLYGTDSENKLKSSYARNCILARRLLERGVRYVNLYCASRASGVDGLLNWDAHKTLQDDYKRHLPVFDQPTAALLSDLKQRGLMEDTLVLWTTEFGRMPTRQNGTLGRDHNPDGFTLWMMGGGVKGGTSYGATDDFGRRAEVNPTTIWEFYSTVLHILGLDYKQLSWYHNGLDRRLTDVHGHVIKQVLA, encoded by the coding sequence ATGGAAGGTTCCCTGAATGAATACTCCCGTCGACGTTTCCTTGGAAACGTCACCTCAGGTCTTATGGGAGTTGGCTTAAGTCATTTGTTAGGCGCTGACTCTTTGAAAGGACAATCACCTGCTGGCCGGGCTTGGAAGGCAGGTAACGGGATGACTCATTTGAAACCGAGAGCTAAACGGGTTCTACAGATATTTTGTCCTGGTGCAGCGTCTCACATGGACTTGTGGGAGCATAAGCCGATGCTCGATAAATACGATGGCCAGTCCCTTCCGGGGGAGGAAAACTTTGTTTCCTTTCAAGGTAAGAATGGACCGTTGATGCGGAGTCCATGGGATTTCAAACCAGCGGGAAAAAGTGGTAAGATGATAACCTCCATGCTGCCTCACATGGCAAAGCATGTGGATGATATCGCGTTCTTTCACGGTATGCAGTCGAAGACCAATACCCATGGGCCCGGTTGTGTATTTGTAAATACGGGACATCCCACAGAAGGTTTTCCGAGTGCCGGGGCGTGGGTCAGTTACGCTTTGGGAAGTATGGCAGACGATTTGCCTACCTACGTGGCCATTCCCGATATTCGTGGAGAACCTCCGAATGGGAAGGCTAATTGGAGTAATGGCTTTTTACCGGCCAAGCATCAGGCAATCACTATGGCCGCGCATCGGCCTATTCGAAACTTACGACAACCGGATTCCATCAGTATCGCTGAGGAAGAAAAAACACGGGAAGCCCTCCGGTTTTTCAATGAACAGCATTTCTCGCTACGTCCGGAGGAAAGTGAACTTCAAGCCCGCATGGGCTCCTATGAATTGGCGGCAAAAATGCAGCTCTCTGCCCCTGAAGTCAGCGATTTCAAAAGTGAACCTGAACATATCCACAAACTGTACGGCACCGACTCGGAAAATAAGCTAAAGTCCTCCTACGCCAGAAATTGTATTTTGGCTCGACGCTTATTGGAACGAGGAGTTCGTTATGTGAATCTCTATTGCGCCTCCCGTGCGAGCGGAGTGGATGGATTGTTAAATTGGGACGCTCACAAAACGCTTCAGGACGATTACAAGCGGCATTTGCCAGTGTTCGATCAACCAACTGCGGCCTTGCTGAGTGACTTGAAGCAACGAGGACTTATGGAGGATACCCTCGTTCTGTGGACCACGGAATTCGGGCGTATGCCTACCCGGCAAAACGGCACCCTTGGTCGCGACCACAATCCGGATGGATTCACGCTCTGGATGATGGGCGGCGGAGTTAAAGGTGGAACCAGTTATGGGGCGACCGACGACTTTGGCCGCCGGGCTGAAGTTAACCCGACAACGATTTGGGAATTCTACTCAACGGTTCTTCATATCCTGGGACTCGATTATAAGCAACTTTCCTGGTACCATAATGGTCTGGACCGGCGCTTAACCGATGTTCATGGCCACGTAATAAAGCAGGTGTTGGCCTGA